One Pseudomonadota bacterium DNA segment encodes these proteins:
- a CDS encoding four helix bundle protein: MSRESRDFDLEERLIDFAVRIIRTAESLPKNRVGNHIAGQLIRSGTSPAANYGEAQSAESRSDFIHKMKIALKELRETRIWLLMIVRANLIKPVSKIEDLLNENNQLISIFVVSITTARQNNKKTS, from the coding sequence ATGTCGAGGGAAAGCAGAGATTTTGATTTGGAGGAACGGTTAATAGATTTTGCTGTTCGGATCATAAGGACAGCGGAATCCTTGCCGAAAAACAGGGTTGGTAACCATATTGCGGGTCAACTCATACGAAGTGGGACATCTCCGGCCGCCAATTACGGAGAAGCGCAAAGTGCAGAATCCCGTTCCGATTTCATTCACAAAATGAAAATAGCTTTAAAGGAATTGCGGGAAACACGAATATGGCTGTTGATGATTGTTCGCGCAAACCTGATAAAACCCGTATCAAAAATTGAGGATCTTCTCAATGAAAACAACCAGCTGATTTCTATTTTCGTGGTGAGCATAACGACAGCGAGGCAGAACAACAAAAAAACTTCATGA